The window CGGATCATCAACAACAAGACCGGCACGGACATTACCTGGAAGAGCAAGGGCTACGCCTTGAGCGACCAGGAGAAGGCCAAGCTCCAGGCCGAGGCGGCCGAGAAGCTGGCACAGCGAGCCGTCGAGCAGGACAAGGCCCAGGAGGCCACCGCGCAGCGCGTCGGTCGGCAGATGGCCGACCTCGTGCCCATCGAGCAGCCGACGCCCTACCTGCAAGCCAAAGGCATCCAGGCGCAGGCCGGCGTGATGACCGACCGCGAAGGCCAGAAGACCTACATCCCGGCCTTCGACGCAGAGGGCAAGCAATGGACGATGCAATACATCCAGGAGGACGGCACTAAGCGGTTCGCCAAGGACTCGAAGAAGGAAGGATGCTTCCACCCGGTCGGCGGCATGGACGCCCTGGCGGCCGCGCCGGCGCTGGTGATCTCGGAGGGCTACGCCACGGCGGCCCAGGTGGCCGAGGCCGTGGGCCACGCCACGGTCGCCGCCTTCGACAGCGGCAACCTTGAGGCCGTGGCGAAGGCGCTGCACGCCAAGTTCCCGGACAAGCCGGTCATCATCGCCGGCGACGACGACCGGCACCTGGTCATGACCCACGGCAACAACCCCGGCCGGGAGAAGGCCGAGGCGGCCGCCCAGGCCGTGGGCGGCAAGGCGATCTTCCCGATCTTCGCGCCGGCCGAGAACACCTACCCGCGCGACTTGCCCGCCATCACGCCCGACAGCTTCAAGACCCACCTGCGCGCCGAGCAGCGCCTTGCCGACGCCGCCGCCGGCAAGGTCGAGCTGGCCGGCGACGAGGCGGCCAAGCTCAAGGCGTCGATGTTGAGCGGCGCGCAGATCGCGGCGCTGTCCACGATGAAGCAGCACACCGACTTCAACGACTTGGCGCACAAGAGCGAGCTGGGCATCGAGGGCGTGAAGCGGCAGATCGGCGCGGCCATCAGCCAGGTGCAGCGCGACGAGCAGCAGCACCAGGAGCAGAAGCACGTCGAGAAAAAGCAACAGCAGATCGAGCAGCGCCCACGGCGGGCCGCTCGCATCGGATAAGTCGAAAAATCCGGCTAAAGTGGCCGAGCTGCACATCAGGCCGCGCGGTTTTCCTCCCTGATCGCCGGCGCGGTTTCTTCCTCCCTGAACCGCATGCAGACTTGCCGCCTCGGACACCCCGAGGCGGTTTTTTTTCGCCTCGCTCGGGGTCTCCTCGTTTTCAGTGCAATAAGTGACGGTACGCAAAGCTAGCACTGGCGCGGGGGTGGTCTGGGTAGACCGTTGATTTCATTGACTTTCCTGTTCGCTTTGTAAACGGGTATGGTGGCCTCCCACTTTTGAGGTTCACGATGCAGGGTTGGCACACAACGTTTTTGGGGATGCGTGGGCTCCCCCGCGATATCAGCGACTTCGAGATGAAGGCATTTTTCACCTTCGATGGTGCCGAGCGCGACGCAATCAATGCACGCCGAGGTGATTCCCACAAGCTTGGTCTGGCGCTCCATATTGGTTTCCTGCGCATGAGTGGGCGTTTGCTCGGTGCCTTTCGGGTAATTCCAGTAGCCTTGTGGCGCCACCTTGGCAACGAGCTTGGCATTGCAGCACCAGAAGTCGCCTCGCTGAGAGCCATGTATGAACGCGGGCGCACGCTATTCGATCACCAACAAGTAGCCTGCACGGTCCTTGGATTCCAGTGGATGAGCGAGCACCAGCGCCGCTCACTGGTACGTGAACTGCGCGACGAAGTGGCGCGCTGCGCCGACCGCGATCAGCTACTCGTGCGGGCGCGTCAATGGCTGTACAAGAACAAGCTGGTGATCGTGCACGAGCGGGCAATTCGGACACTGATTGCGGCGGCACTTGCCCAGCTTGAAGTTGAAACAGGCACCGCCATCGCCGCCAGCGTTGATCCAGCAACACTTGATCGCTGGCGAGCCTCAGTTTCAGAGCTGCGCCCAGATGGACAAACCCAGCAGAGTTGGCTATGGGCTGCACCGGCGAAACACTCAACCCGCCAAATCAGCGAGGTACTGGAGCGCATCGACCTGCTTTACACGCTGGACGTTCATAAGCACCTGGCAGACATCCCCGATCTCATCTTGCGCCGCTACGCGCGCCGACTTGTCTCCAGGCCGCCCTCAGCCGGAGCCAAGATCAAAGAGCCAGCGCGCACCGTGGAGGTCGCATGCTTTCTTCGGTATTGCCTGTTCACCACCACAGACCAGTTGATCCTTATGGTGCAGCGCCGGATCGCCGATCTGTGGCGTCAGGCTGCCGCCGATGTCCCCGCTACCGTCAATTGGGCCGCAATGTACAAAACGCTGCTCGGCGAACTTGTTGCCTTGAGCGCGCAAGGTGCGGTGCCAGATGCTGAGTTGCGTGCCCGTCTTGAAGCCTTGATCACCGAAACCCAGAAACGCAAACCACCGAGCAGGGCCTCCCTGGTCCGCGAGGGATTGATTGATGGAATTCGCCCCGTGCGGTCGTTGCTCGTCGCCATTGCAAAGCTGCCCTGGCAGGCCACCGGCGAGCATCCTGCCATCGAGTACCTTGCCAAGCTGCAAGCTTTATATCTCAAAGGATCCAGAAAGCTGCCAGTTGAAGTGGTGGCACCAAGTCTGGGAATGATCTGGCAGGTTTCGATCTCCAGCCCAGACCGGGAACGGGCGTTTCAGGCGTTGGAGGTGGCCACCCTGTTTGCCCTGCGCCGCGCGGTGCGCAATGGCTCGGTCTGGATTGAGCACAGCCTGAGCTTTCGGGGTCGTGCGCGCTTGTTCTTCACGGACGAGCGTTGGCAGGCAGAGTCCAAGAAACACTATGCCCGTCTATCGTTACCCAGCAAGGCTGCCACTTTCTTGAAGCCTTTGCTGGCCAGAGTAACTGCCGGTGTCGATGCGGTGGCCGCTGCAGCCCGCAGTGGCGTACTGCGCGTGGATGATGAACTCCATTTGTCGCCATTGCCCGCAGAGGACGAAGACCCAGAAGTGACCAAGCTGCGCGCGGCTTTGGATCACCGCATCGGTGAGGTTCAATTGCCGGAAGTGATTCTGGCCGTTGACGCCCAGGTGCGCTTTAGCTGGATCATGCTCGGACGTGAGCCGCGCTCTACCGACGAGCTGCTGATGGTCTATGCCGGCATCATGGCCCACGGCACCAGTCTGACTGCGGTCGAATGCGCGCGCATGATTCCGCAGCAGAAGGCGGCGCGGCAGTGCTGCCTCAACTTCGGGTGTCACGTCTGTGCTCCTTGAAGAAGCGGCGCCGTCGGTCTGTGCCGGCGGCGCCGCCTTGAGAGGTCGTCCGGCGCACCCACGATCAGCGGGTGCACCTGCTGCTTAGCGCTGACTTCAGCTCAGTTCGCCGCCGAAGCGCTGCACGCCCTTGCCGGTGGCAAAGTTGTGCAGTCCGAAGCTCGGGAAGGTGCCGCGCAGGCCTTCGAACTTGCCGGTGGAATCGACCACCTTGTGCATGACGGTGAGCGAGACCTCGTCGATGCCCGGCACCTGGATGCCTGTGGCGGTGTCGACCGTCGAGATGCGGCTGCCGTCGCGGCTCATGAATTCATGAACCATCGTGAAGCTCGCGCGGCCGTCGACGAACTTGATTTCACTGGTGGCCTTGGCCCAGATCGGGCCGTCGAAGTCACCGTCGCCGGTGGCCAGGAAGGTTTCGATATGCGGCAGGTATTGCACGGCGGCGAAAGCGCCGATGCTGAGGGGCTTGGACATGATGCACTCCTAGGTTGGTGTTGGCCTGATGAATAGGCCGCGGGGACGGACGCTGCCGACGCTCGTCACGCCGGCAGCACCGGGATCACTTGCTGTTGCTCAGGCGGAAGCTGATCACCTTGGCAGCGTCCGTCTTGGAAGCGTTGACGACCTGCGTGTCGGGTGCGCTCTTGGGCTGATAGAACGTTTGACCCGTCAGATAGACGATCGGCGCTTCACCGCGCACTTTGACGCTGACCGCACCCTTGTCGTCGTATTCGTGGCGGTATAGCTTGCCGCCGCGCCGGCTGTCCATCACGTAGGGCGGATCGGCGTAGACGAACTCGGAGCCGGTGAACTGGTGGGACTCCAGCCAGGCCACGGCGTCGCCGTGGTGCAGCTCCAGGCCGGGCACGTCGAGCTGCTGCCAGACCTCGATCACCTCGGGATCAACGTCGATGCCGACGCTGCGGGCAGCGGGCCGCTTGCGCTCCAGGATGTTGCCGCCGCCCAGGTGCGTTTCGATGTACGTGTCGTGAGGCGGGATGTTGTTGATGATCGTCTGGTAGACGCCGGCACCGCCCTTGCCGCCGGGGTATCTCATGGCCTTCTTCCTGGAGTAAATCGGGACTTGGCCAGCATCGTCAGAAATGGCGATGCTGTCAAGGGAAGCCGGCCGGGCCTGCATCGTCAGAGCCGACGATGCGAAGCTGCTGGAGCGTCCTGCAGCACCGCCAGGAATGGCGATGCCGGATCGCTCAGTAGGTGGGGATGTAGACCACCTCAATGTCCACGCGCTGGTTCTCGCGCCGGCCCTCGGCCGTCGAGTTGTCTGCCACGAAATCGGCGGCCGATGCGAAGTTCACCATGATCTTGAGCGGCGAGACGCCGCGCGCCACCAAGTACGACCTGGCCGAGAGCGCACGGCGTAGTGCAAGGGCCTCATCGGCCGCGCTGGGCCGTAGTGTGCTGGTGCGCCCGCTGATGTAGATGATCGCCGCATTCCTAGCGTCGGCCAGCAGCTCCAGGGCCTCTGGCGTCGGCTGGAATGTCGCGCTGCTGTCGGGGAAGGACACCGATACGCCGGACTTGATCGGCGTGCCGAAGTTGCCGGCGTCGCCGGCGGCCAGTGCGCTTTGCGCGCTGACCAGGAACGCCAGAGAGAGGGCCAGAAGAACGGGTTTTCGCATGGGGCAGGACTCCAATCAGAAGAACAGGTAGCCGGCCTTGCTCATGGGGATGCGGATCAACCAGAGCGAGGCCAGGTGCAGCGGGTAATAGGCGTAGAAGGCCCAGCGCAGGCGCGGCACGCGCACATCCACCCGCGAGGCCAGGAAGAGCACCGGCAGGGCTGCCAAGGCCCACAGGTTGCGATTGACGAACCACAGGGCCGCGCAGGCCAGCACCGCGACCGCCGCGGCGGCCCAGCTCGGCCGGCGCGTGTACGACCACACCGCCAGGCCGAAAGCCACGGCCGGCCACCAATATTCGACCGAGCTGCCGCCGACCAGGAACACCACGCCGGCGGCCGCCAGGTGCAGCTTGCCGCCACGTTCGACCAGGTAAGCCGTGGCCGTGACGACCAGCAGCGTGAACATCACGTTGAGCGGCCACCAACCGGCGTACAGGCCGCCGAGGGCCACGAAGGGCACGGAGGCCAGCGCGCCGAACATCGCCAGGCGCGACATGGTGCGGCCGTACACGCCGCGTTCGAGCGTGCCCGGCCGGGCCAGGTTGTAGGCCAGGACGAACACGAAAAGGGGGAGCGCCACGCGGCCGGCCTCGAACAGCACCGGCAGCGTCGCGTTGAACAGGTACTTGTTGACGTGATCGCCGGTCATGAGAACCAGTGCGAGCCACTTCAACGCTTCGACGGTTCCATCAGGAATCCGCAGGGCCTTCATCAGCGCCGGCCCCCGCGAATCGCGTAGGCGCGCAGCACCAGGAAGATGATGTAGAGCGCTGGCAGTGAGAGCACGAAGGCGATGGGCTTGCCGATCCACGCCGGCAGCGCCCACAGCAGAAGGCCCAAGGCGAAGATCGGGCCGAGGCCCAGCAGAAGCAAATCGAGCTGGTTCTTGGCCTGTCCTTCCGCCCACTTGCAATAGGCTTGAAGCAACCGGCCGACGCCCAGCGTGTACCGCATCATGAAGGCGTGGAATTTGTCCATGTTTAGCCGCTAAATCGGAAGAGCCGGCCTACTCGGCCGACCCCTCGCGTGAAGTGTTGAAAGACACCGTGCGGGGCACGTAGCCGGCCACCGACACGCTGCGAGCTGCTGCGGCCGCTGGGGCGGCCTGCTGGGGTGCTGGTGCCGGCCTGGCCGCCGGCGTCGCCCGCTGGGCCACCGTCGCGGGCTGGCTGGGCGTCGAGGGCGTGGCCCCGGCCTTCGTCACGTCAAGCGTGACGAACCGAGCTTCGAGCCAATCGGCCCACTTCGACGCCTTGCGCATCAAGTCGGCCCGGTACACCGCGTTGTACTGCGGCGTGCGCGAGTGGTAGTTCGCCGCCTTCGTCCAGAGGTCGCCCTTGTCGTTGCGGATGTGCATCCGCAGCCGCCAGGCGGCCAGGTCGAACGAGTAGCAGCCGGCAGCCGCCACATCGTTCGCCGTGATGCCGTATCGGGCCAGGTCGCCCAGGTACGCGGTGTTGAACTGCATCGGGCCAACGTCATGCGTGCCATTCGAGTTGCGCACCCACTGGCCCGGCTTGCCGCCCTCTTTCTCGGCGACGGCCAACACGATGTTGACCGGCACCTCGTACTTGACGGCGGCCGAGATCGAGCAGACGACGCGCTCCTGGAGCTGCGGCGGCAGATCGGCGAAGAACGGCATGCCCTCCCCTCCCTCAGTTCAGCCAGGACTGACGGCGGCGCTCTTCGTCCTCGCGCCGGATGCGTTCGTTGTACTCGGCCAAGGCGCGGTCATAGTCGCGCGCTTCGACCCAATACCCGCCCCGCTCTGGCGTCCCGACATAGCGCGGCAGCGTGCCGCTGCTGGCGAAGTCGGTGTAGGCGTGGCCGGTGTAGGCCCCGCAGTAGTCAGGCAACTGGTTGCTGATGTACGTGCGCCCATCGTCGTAGCCGCCCGTCCACATCACCAACGTCGAGTTCAGCGACTGCGCGTCGCAACGGCCAGCGCCGCGCGAGATCGCCGACACGAGCGACTGCATTTCCGGCGTCTGGCTCGCCACCGGGCAAAGCTGGAGGAAGTTCAGGCGGGCGCGGATCGTGTCCGACAGCTTGCGCTTCGTGATGTTGAAGTACCGCGACAGCGACGGCGTGCATTCGCTCGGGCGCGTGCCCGACGACAGGCACAGGATCGCCTCGCAGGCCAGGCGCGTGTCGCCGGTCAGCACGTCTTGCGCGCTGGCCGTGCCGGCGGTCGATCCGAGGGCTGCCACGAGGGCGGCCAGGGCAAACAGTTTCTTCTTCATGGTTGGACTCTCCTTGGTTACGCAGTTGTGCCGTCGCGGCCTTGCTCGCGGTTGGCGAACGCAGCTACTTCGGACTCGGGATCGGCATCGGCGGGGCCGCCTGCCAGGCTGTTGTCGCCGAAGCTCGGCGCGGGCTGCTGGTCGGGCACGTCGATGTTCTCGGCCGTGCCGCTTCCTTGCGCCTTGATCGCGGCGGCGATCTTTCCGCCAGTGGTGTCGGCGATCCGCTCGGCTGCGGCTTCGCGCAGGCTCGCGGCTTTGGCCTTGGCAACATCGGCGGTTCCCTTCGCCAAGTTCGCGCCGGCGTCGGCGGCGATGCGGCCGGCCGTGCCGAGGGCCGATGCGGCCGATGCGAGCAAGCCGGGGCCGGTGCTGCCCGGTGCGGCCTGCTGCCCTTGCCCTGCCCCGCCGGCGGGCTTGGGTTCGTTCTTGGCGGCCTTGTCGGCACTGCTGCCGGTGCTGGCCGTCGAGCTGCTGCCCTGGCCGCCGGCGTCGGCTTTGCCGCCGCCCTTATCGCCGCCCTTCGAGCTGCCCGAGCTGCTGCCGGTCGAGGGGCTGCCGCCACCCGACGAAGAGCCACCGCCGGAGCTGCCGCTAAAGCCCGCAGCCTGAGCGAAGGGCGTGCTGCCGGTGCCGGCGTCGCCGCCGCCGCCCGCACCGCCGCCCGAGCTGCCGCCGCCCGAGAAGGCCGACATAACGTCCGTGCCTGCCGACACGTTCTCATTGGCCTTCGAGAAGGCGGCCATGACGGCAGAGGCACCACCGGCGGCCGAGGCTGCGCCGGCGGCCAGAGCGGCGCCGCCGGTCGCGGCCGCTGCTGCTGCCATGCCTGCGGCACCCAACGCAGCGCCTGCACCGAACTGGCCGATGCCGGCACCGCCCACGCTCGCGCCGGTGATGATCCCGGCGATGAGCGGCGGAATCTTGTTGACCAACGCCAAGAGGATGATGACGACGATCAGCATCACGCCCATTTCCTTGAGGCTGATGCCGGCGCTCATGCGCGAGTAGTAGTCATCGAGGAAGGTCTTGCCGATGCCCACCAGGAGCACCATTGCGAAGAGCTGCGCGGCCACGCCCAGGACGACCTTGTAGTAGTTGATCGCCATGTCGGAAGTCCAGCGCGAACCACCGAAGCCGAGGAAGAACACGCCGCCGTAGGCGAGCACCCAGCCCGACGCGAGCAGCAGAAGCATATTCACACCGACCAGGGCCAGGATGACCAGGATCGCCACGGCCATGAGGATGCCGGCCATGCTGTCCACCGGCGACCACACCGAGGACTGATCCATCACCTTGTCGAAGATCGCAAAGCCCACGTCCACGATGCCCGAGGGCGACAGAGCATTGCCCAGGCCCGTCGCGTTGCCGGCGAGCTGCCGCAACGACGCATAGATGGACGAGGCGAAGTTAGGGCCGTTGGTCAGCGCCCACCAGAAGAAGCCGGTAAAGATCGTGAAGCGGACGAACTCCGCGAAGAACTCGCCAATGTCGGCCTTGCGCAAGGCCATCATGCCGAACGTCCAGACCATCGAGATCACAACCAGCGTCCAGAAGAGCCAGGTTGCGGCCGTGGTGATGACACCGGCCCAGCCGCTCGCGGCGGCCTGGTAGCGATCCAGCACGCTATCGAACACGCCGGCGTTGTCGATGGCCGCGTGGGCATCGACCGCGAAGAACGCCAGCCAGACGAACAGCGGCAGGGCGAGGGTTTTTAGATTGGCTGGCATTCTCATCGTCAGCACCTCACCATTCGCGTTTCGGGCTGGGCTTGAAATCCCCACCACGACGCAAGCACAGCGACGAAAAAGCCTGCTGGACGCCCTTGTCCTCGATCTTGGCGATGTTCTCGGGCTTGCAGTTCTCGTCGTTCACTTCCGGCATGGGGGCCGTGGCCGGCTTGTTGTCGCAGCCGGCGACCAAGGCCGCCACGAGGGCGGCCGAGGCCAAGGACAGAGCCTTGATTGCTTTCATGAATCCCCCTTACCAGGTGCGCGCCGGGCTGGCCCGGTAGCTGCCCTGGCGCAGTTGTGCGGCCGCTGCCGCCTGCTGGGCTTCCTTGTCGGCGTCGGCCTGCATCTTGGTTGCCATCGCGTTCTGCTGCGCGATCAGCAGGCCACGAATCTGCAAGAGCTGGTTGGCCTGCTGGCTGGCGAGCTGGTTGGCGTAGCCGATGGCCTGCATTTGGCCCTGCGCGCCCTGCGCTGCCGATTGAAGACGCTGCAACGTCGCTGCATCGGCCGTGAGATTCGTTTGCTGCCTATCGAGGCCCTTGAACAAGGCATCGTTGGCCTTCTTCTGCGACTCGCTCGCGAGCTGGGCCACATTCCGAAGTGCTGCGCGTTCCGCGTCGGAGCACCCTGCCGCCGTAAAGCACGGCGAGTTCTTGTAGTAGTTCACGTCCTGGAACTTGCCGATGTAGCTGTCCAGGCTGCCGAGTTGGGTCTTGTAGTAATCCAGCGTGTTGACCGCGTTCATCAACCCGTTGATGGTCGATTGCGCCTGATCCCAGATATACGCGGCCGGGGCCATCGTGTTCTGGAGTTGGTTTTGATACTGCTGGAGCTGGGTGCTGTACTGCTCAATTTGCTTGAGCGTCTGGGCCACCGATTCGATGGCCGTCATGATGTTCTGCGACAGGTTGGTGCCGTCGATGACGGGGATGCCAGCCTGCACAGGTGTGACCGCCAGCGTGCTCGAAACAGCAATGACGAGGGCCAATTTAGCGGCTAAAAACTTCGGCTTCATGGTGCTTTTCTCCTATGGCGTTAGTAATCGAAGGAACGGTACGGCTTGGAAAACGTCATGTCCTTCGTGACCACGACGTTGAAGCGATACCCCGGCCGAATTTCCAGCGTCGGCGAAATGCTCAGGTTCTTGGCGATGAGTTGCGCCGTAACCTGGCCGAGCTGCTGGCCGAGGGCTTCGCTTAGGGCACTGCTGGCGCTCGGTGCGCCATAGGTGTTTGTGGCCTGGTTCTGGCGTTGGCTGTAGGTGATGCCTGCTGTCACGCCGGACATGAGGAAGGCCGAGCCGAACAGGCGCACATAGTGGTTGTTCACCTGGTCGTGGAAGCCCGCGTATCCCGCGCTGTCCGCGCCTGGCATCGCGCCAATGTCCATCGCCTTGCCATCGGGGAACACGATGCGTTGCCACGCAACCAGCACGCGCGCTTGGCCGTAGGCCACGTCGCTCGAATACGAGCCGACGAGGCGCGATCCCTGCGGGATCAACAGGTGCTTGCCGGTCGGTGTGTCGTACACGTCCTGCGCGACCTGGGCCATGATTTGGCCCGGCAGATCGGAGTTGATGCCCGAAATGAGCGTGGCCGGCACGACGAAGCCCGCGCGCAGCTCGAACGGTGTGCGCGGCGCTTCCGGCTGCGAATCCAGCTTCCAGCGGTCGCCCTGCCCACCTTGGCCGAACTGCGCCATGCTGTTGCGCCCGCCGCCGCTGGTCGAGGTTTGCAGGAGCTGCGGCGCACCGCCCGCGCCCATGCCGCCGGCGGCCGGAGCCGCGCCGCCACCACCGACGCCCATGCCGCGAATCTGCGCCAGGCGTGCTTGATAGGCGGCGGTCGGATCGTTGCTGCGCTGCGCGTCGATTTGCTGCTGCACCGCTGCGATGCGGTTCAGCATTTCATCGCGCGTCTGCGGCGTGCCGGTGTAGGTGCTCGGGCCACCCGGCGCGGAGCCGTTGCTACGCGGGGCATCCACGCGCACGGTGGTCTTGGCCTTCACGGCTTCGCCGAACATCTGCATCTTCGCCATGCGGATGCGCTGGGCCTCGTCGTCGTTCACCGGCTGGCCCGGGTTGCCGGGGTTGGCCGGCGGGGCCGGCGGCGCGTCCGGGTTGGACGGCCGCGCGATCTCCAGCGGAGCCGACGCCGGGCCGGTCGGCATGTCGGGCACCTTGAGCGGGCTTGCCGGCTCGATCAAGCCGCCGGTCTTGTCGCCTGCGATCTCCTTGGCGAACATCGACGTGTTGCCGGCCTTCTCCTTGGGGCCGTCCGCCGGCGCGTTCTGCTTGGCCGCGCGATCCGCCGCGACCAGGGCCATGACCAGCACGAACGACAGCAGGACGCCGCCGAGGATGTACATGGGCATGTTGTTGACGCGACGGACGCCCGCCTTCTTGGACACTTCGCCAGGCGAAGCGTCAGGTGCCATCTGATCGGCGTTTTCTGTCATGGCGTCACTCCTTGCGCACCCAGTACCCGGCCGGCGCGAACGTGCCGTTTTGCGCCAGGTAAGGGCGGGTGATGGATTGATTGCCGACCATCAAGGTCAGGCGGTACAGGTTCGAGTCGCCAGCCTGGTCGAGCACGTAGCGCAACGGCAGGCCGCCCGACGCGGCCGTGGTGGCCGGTGCGCTCGCCTGCGATGCCGCCGAGGCCGGGGCCTGCGTGGAAGCGCCGGCCGGGGCGTACTCCAGGAGGGCATAGCCCTTGTCGCGCAGCGACTTGACGAGCGCCTGGCCGAACGGATCGGGCGTCGGCTGTTGCAGCTCCAGGCGCGTGCGCGCCGGCGCGTACAGCGTGGCGAGCTGCTGCACCGCGTCGGTGGCGAGCTTCTGCTGATCGAGCGCGGCCGACTGGACGAAGTTGCCGTACTGGCTGGTGGTTGCGCAGCCGCCGAGGCCCAGGGCGAGGGCGAGCAGCGCGAGAGAGACGATCTTGCGCATGGTCACTTCCTCCGGCTGATGGTCACGCGGTCTTGGCTACTGCCAACACCGGCAATCAGGATCGCGCGGTCAAACACCGTGTCCACGATGTAGCGATTGCCCTGCACGCGGTAATTGACCAGCACCGTTTCGTCGTCGGTGAACAAGCCGCCCTCTTTGCGCACGACCAGGAGCGTCGGCGCTTCGGTCTGCTGCATCGTGCCGGGCATTTCGATGATGGTCTTGCGGCCATCGTTGTAGACGCGCACAGGCTTCCAGCTCGCCGACCCGGACAGCTCATAGTCGAACGAGAGATCGCCCAGGTACTCGCCCGTCGCCGGCAGGGTGTTGTCGGTGCGTTCCTGCTTCTCGCGGCGCTGGATCGCGTCCCACTTGGCTTGCGCTTCCTCGGGGTACGTGAACGAGACTTGCGGCATGTACTCGGTGCGATGCGAGCGCAGGCGGAAGTGGTAGCTGCGGCGGTTCGTGGTCACAACCAGGCTGGTTTCGAGGCCCACGTCCATCGGCTTGATGATGAGGTGCTGAACCTCGGTCGCGCCGCTGCCGGTGATGGCCGGTTCCACCGTCCACCTGGCCGTGTCGCCCAGGTTGATCGAGTTCACTTGTTCGCCGGGCTGCAAGGCCACGTCGCACACCTGGAGCACCGCGCAAACGATGCTCGGCTGCTGCGCGCCGTACACGAACTTGATGGCACCGCCCGAGCCGGCCACCGGCTTGATGCCGGTCGCCGACCCCGCTTCCCACCGTTTGGCGATGGCGAGCGCCGCGCGCTCTTGAGCGGTCAGCGTCGGGTTGGTCTTGTTGAAATACTTGTCGGCAATGTCGTCGCCAGGGGCGGCCAGAGCCAGGGAGGGCACCGCCACAGCAGCGCCCACGATCAAAGCGGAGAGGGTTTTCTTCATGGTGGATGACCTCGAATTCATTGGATGCGGGACCAGGAGTAATCACGCACGTAGATGCTCAACGGGTTGTTCCGCAGTTGCTCATCGGTGGTGTTGGGCGTGACCTCGGCGATGTAGGTAGTCACGAGCGCGCGCCAGGTGACGGGCTGACCTTTCAGCGTGCCTTGGCGGTCGCGCGTGGTTTCCACCCACTCGACTTGCCAGGTGTCGGGCGTTTGCGGGATGACGGTCTTGATCTCGACGCTGACCATTTCCTTCTCGGCGCGCTTGAACGGGCTGGAATCGGGCGTGCCGTTCAACCACTCGTTCATCTTTGGCGTCGCCGGATCGTTGGGGGCGAGCATCGAGTACGCCTTGAACACGCACTTGCGCTGCAAGGCCACGTCAGGCGACACCATGCGCGCGCAGCTCATCCAG is drawn from Burkholderia ambifaria AMMD and contains these coding sequences:
- the trbK gene encoding entry exclusion lipoprotein TrbK; its protein translation is MKAIKALSLASAALVAALVAGCDNKPATAPMPEVNDENCKPENIAKIEDKGVQQAFSSLCLRRGGDFKPSPKREW
- the trbL gene encoding P-type conjugative transfer protein TrbL — its product is MRMPANLKTLALPLFVWLAFFAVDAHAAIDNAGVFDSVLDRYQAAASGWAGVITTAATWLFWTLVVISMVWTFGMMALRKADIGEFFAEFVRFTIFTGFFWWALTNGPNFASSIYASLRQLAGNATGLGNALSPSGIVDVGFAIFDKVMDQSSVWSPVDSMAGILMAVAILVILALVGVNMLLLLASGWVLAYGGVFFLGFGGSRWTSDMAINYYKVVLGVAAQLFAMVLLVGIGKTFLDDYYSRMSAGISLKEMGVMLIVVIILLALVNKIPPLIAGIITGASVGGAGIGQFGAGAALGAAGMAAAAAATGGAALAAGAASAAGGASAVMAAFSKANENVSAGTDVMSAFSGGGSSGGGAGGGGDAGTGSTPFAQAAGFSGSSGGGSSSGGGSPSTGSSSGSSKGGDKGGGKADAGGQGSSSTASTGSSADKAAKNEPKPAGGAGQGQQAAPGSTGPGLLASAASALGTAGRIAADAGANLAKGTADVAKAKAASLREAAAERIADTTGGKIAAAIKAQGSGTAENIDVPDQQPAPSFGDNSLAGGPADADPESEVAAFANREQGRDGTTA
- a CDS encoding TrbM/KikA/MpfK family conjugal transfer protein, which encodes MKKKLFALAALVAALGSTAGTASAQDVLTGDTRLACEAILCLSSGTRPSECTPSLSRYFNITKRKLSDTIRARLNFLQLCPVASQTPEMQSLVSAISRGAGRCDAQSLNSTLVMWTGGYDDGRTYISNQLPDYCGAYTGHAYTDFASSGTLPRYVGTPERGGYWVEARDYDRALAEYNERIRREDEERRRQSWLN
- a CDS encoding transglycosylase SLT domain-containing protein, with product MPFFADLPPQLQERVVCSISAAVKYEVPVNIVLAVAEKEGGKPGQWVRNSNGTHDVGPMQFNTAYLGDLARYGITANDVAAAGCYSFDLAAWRLRMHIRNDKGDLWTKAANYHSRTPQYNAVYRADLMRKASKWADWLEARFVTLDVTKAGATPSTPSQPATVAQRATPAARPAPAPQQAAPAAAAARSVSVAGYVPRTVSFNTSREGSAE
- a CDS encoding TrbI/VirB10 family protein is translated as MTENADQMAPDASPGEVSKKAGVRRVNNMPMYILGGVLLSFVLVMALVAADRAAKQNAPADGPKEKAGNTSMFAKEIAGDKTGGLIEPASPLKVPDMPTGPASAPLEIARPSNPDAPPAPPANPGNPGQPVNDDEAQRIRMAKMQMFGEAVKAKTTVRVDAPRSNGSAPGGPSTYTGTPQTRDEMLNRIAAVQQQIDAQRSNDPTAAYQARLAQIRGMGVGGGGAAPAAGGMGAGGAPQLLQTSTSGGGRNSMAQFGQGGQGDRWKLDSQPEAPRTPFELRAGFVVPATLISGINSDLPGQIMAQVAQDVYDTPTGKHLLIPQGSRLVGSYSSDVAYGQARVLVAWQRIVFPDGKAMDIGAMPGADSAGYAGFHDQVNNHYVRLFGSAFLMSGVTAGITYSQRQNQATNTYGAPSASSALSEALGQQLGQVTAQLIAKNLSISPTLEIRPGYRFNVVVTKDMTFSKPYRSFDY
- the trbJ gene encoding P-type conjugative transfer protein TrbJ; amino-acid sequence: MKPKFLAAKLALVIAVSSTLAVTPVQAGIPVIDGTNLSQNIMTAIESVAQTLKQIEQYSTQLQQYQNQLQNTMAPAAYIWDQAQSTINGLMNAVNTLDYYKTQLGSLDSYIGKFQDVNYYKNSPCFTAAGCSDAERAALRNVAQLASESQKKANDALFKGLDRQQTNLTADAATLQRLQSAAQGAQGQMQAIGYANQLASQQANQLLQIRGLLIAQQNAMATKMQADADKEAQQAAAAAQLRQGSYRASPARTW
- a CDS encoding OmpA family protein, which gives rise to MRKPVLLALSLAFLVSAQSALAAGDAGNFGTPIKSGVSVSFPDSSATFQPTPEALELLADARNAAIIYISGRTSTLRPSAADEALALRRALSARSYLVARGVSPLKIMVNFASAADFVADNSTAEGRRENQRVDIEVVYIPTY
- a CDS encoding TraX family protein; the protein is MKALRIPDGTVEALKWLALVLMTGDHVNKYLFNATLPVLFEAGRVALPLFVFVLAYNLARPGTLERGVYGRTMSRLAMFGALASVPFVALGGLYAGWWPLNVMFTLLVVTATAYLVERGGKLHLAAAGVVFLVGGSSVEYWWPAVAFGLAVWSYTRRPSWAAAAVAVLACAALWFVNRNLWALAALPVLFLASRVDVRVPRLRWAFYAYYPLHLASLWLIRIPMSKAGYLFF
- a CDS encoding SAM-dependent methyltransferase, whose protein sequence is MRYPGGKGGAGVYQTIINNIPPHDTYIETHLGGGNILERKRPAARSVGIDVDPEVIEVWQQLDVPGLELHHGDAVAWLESHQFTGSEFVYADPPYVMDSRRGGKLYRHEYDDKGAVSVKVRGEAPIVYLTGQTFYQPKSAPDTQVVNASKTDAAKVISFRLSNSK